Proteins found in one Luteimonas chenhongjianii genomic segment:
- a CDS encoding class I SAM-dependent methyltransferase, with protein MQRSLSFCALALLVLAGCASGPTTPADSAGDLDANNVARLDAALAGEWRSADNRARDQFRHPRETLTFFGVRPEHTVIEITPGSGAWYTEILAPYLRGNGRYIAALVDPAAVAEGRGRDYQKAQHDGLQARFDAAPAQFEGARTVLYDPTAPRLGPPGSADVVLTFRNVHNWRSAGQAEAMFKSFHEVLRPGGVLGVVEHRARGEVPEGDRSGYVAQSQVIALAQAAGFRVDGSSEINANPKDTRDHPNGVWMLPPTNRHDAADAAKYIAIGESDRMTLRFVKP; from the coding sequence ATGCAACGCAGCTTGTCGTTCTGTGCCCTCGCCCTGCTCGTGCTCGCCGGCTGTGCCAGCGGGCCGACCACGCCCGCCGACTCGGCCGGCGATCTCGACGCCAACAACGTCGCCCGCCTCGACGCGGCGCTCGCCGGCGAATGGCGCAGCGCCGACAACCGCGCGCGCGACCAGTTCCGCCATCCACGCGAGACGCTCACGTTCTTCGGCGTGCGTCCGGAGCACACCGTCATCGAGATCACGCCCGGCAGCGGCGCCTGGTACACCGAGATCCTCGCCCCCTACCTGCGCGGAAACGGACGCTACATCGCCGCACTGGTCGATCCGGCCGCCGTTGCCGAAGGCCGCGGGCGCGACTACCAGAAGGCGCAGCACGATGGCCTGCAGGCGCGCTTCGATGCCGCGCCCGCGCAGTTCGAGGGCGCGCGCACCGTGCTTTACGACCCCACGGCGCCGCGCCTGGGCCCGCCCGGCTCGGCCGATGTCGTGCTGACCTTCCGCAACGTGCACAACTGGCGCAGCGCCGGCCAGGCCGAGGCGATGTTCAAGAGCTTCCACGAAGTGCTGCGTCCGGGCGGCGTGCTCGGCGTCGTCGAACACCGGGCGCGCGGCGAGGTGCCGGAGGGCGACCGTAGCGGCTATGTCGCCCAGTCCCAGGTCATCGCGCTGGCCCAGGCGGCCGGCTTCCGTGTCGACGGCAGCAGCGAGATCAACGCGAATCCGAAGGACACGCGCGACCATCCCAATGGCGTGTGGATGCTGCCGCCGACCAATCGCCACGATGCCGCCGATGCGGCGAAATACATCGCGATCGGCGAAAGCGACCGCATGACCCTGCGTTTCGTGAAGCCCTGA
- a CDS encoding pseudouridine synthase: MLVAFNKPYGVLCQFTDRSSPPRPTLAGYGLPADVYAAGRLDHDSEGLLLLTDDGPLAHRITDPRHKLAKTYRVQVEGAPTPDQLQALRDGVVLNDGPTRPARVALLEHAPSLWPRDPPVRYRKTVPDAWLELTIHEGRNRQVRRMTAAVGLPTLRLVRVAIGDWSLGDLAPGQWRIAGAATV, translated from the coding sequence ATGCTCGTCGCCTTCAACAAGCCCTACGGCGTGCTCTGCCAGTTCACCGACCGCAGCTCGCCGCCGCGGCCAACCTTGGCCGGCTACGGGCTGCCGGCGGATGTCTATGCCGCAGGTCGCCTCGACCACGACAGCGAAGGTCTGCTGCTGCTGACCGACGACGGCCCGCTTGCGCACCGGATCACCGATCCGCGCCACAAGCTGGCCAAGACCTACCGCGTGCAGGTGGAAGGTGCGCCCACGCCGGACCAGCTGCAGGCGCTGCGCGATGGCGTCGTGCTGAACGACGGTCCGACCCGCCCGGCGCGCGTGGCGCTGCTTGAGCACGCGCCGAGCCTGTGGCCGCGCGACCCCCCGGTGCGTTACCGCAAGACCGTCCCCGACGCGTGGCTGGAGCTGACGATCCACGAGGGTCGCAATCGCCAGGTCCGCCGCATGACCGCAGCCGTGGGCCTGCCGACGCTGCGGCTGGTGCGTGTGGCGATCGGCGACTGGTCGCTGGGCGATCTGGCGCCAGGCCAGTGGAGGATCGCCGGCGCGGCGACTGTCTGA
- a CDS encoding efflux RND transporter periplasmic adaptor subunit, translated as MLHSRPRRRVWRALAATGLAAAVAFAVAGCDTRAQDQTAPAPPDVGVAAVLSEQVQDWNEATGRIAAVESVELRPRVSGYVERVAYAEGDEVAKGDLLFVIDPRPYRAALQRAEAELARARAEAQLAKTRHTRAQSLIEASAISRDDFEARSAGLAEAEAAVRAAQAMVETARLDLAFTQVRAPVAGRAGRAMLTTGNLAQADASLLTTVVSQDPVHVYFETDERTFLRHQAMSRAGERRNADNAVRVGLADEAGHPHAGTVDFLDNQINPATGTVRARAVLPNPDRRFTPGLFARVQLEGASARPAILIDDKAVITDQDRKYVYVVGEDNTAQRRDIVPGRMVEGLRVVESGLATGDRVIVNGVQKVFMPGMPVAPQAVAMRGGQPIEAVAKR; from the coding sequence ATGCTGCATTCCCGCCCGCGCCGGCGCGTCTGGCGCGCGCTCGCCGCGACAGGTCTCGCCGCCGCCGTCGCCTTCGCCGTTGCCGGCTGCGACACCCGTGCCCAGGACCAGACCGCGCCGGCTCCGCCCGACGTCGGTGTCGCCGCGGTGCTGTCGGAACAGGTGCAGGACTGGAACGAGGCCACCGGACGCATCGCCGCGGTCGAAAGCGTCGAGCTGCGGCCGCGCGTCAGCGGCTATGTGGAGCGTGTCGCCTACGCCGAAGGCGACGAGGTGGCGAAGGGCGACCTGCTGTTCGTCATCGACCCGCGGCCCTACCGGGCGGCGTTGCAGCGCGCGGAAGCCGAGCTCGCACGTGCCCGCGCCGAGGCACAGCTGGCGAAGACGCGGCACACCCGCGCCCAGTCGCTGATCGAGGCAAGCGCGATCTCGCGCGACGATTTCGAAGCGCGCAGCGCCGGTCTCGCGGAAGCGGAGGCTGCGGTGCGCGCGGCGCAGGCGATGGTCGAAACGGCGCGGCTGGATCTGGCATTCACGCAGGTCCGCGCGCCGGTGGCCGGACGCGCGGGTCGCGCGATGCTGACCACCGGCAACCTCGCGCAGGCGGACGCGTCACTGCTGACCACCGTGGTCTCGCAGGATCCGGTGCACGTGTATTTCGAGACCGACGAGCGCACGTTTCTGCGCCACCAGGCGATGTCGCGCGCCGGCGAACGCCGCAATGCCGACAACGCCGTGCGCGTGGGTCTGGCGGACGAGGCCGGCCACCCCCACGCCGGCACCGTCGACTTCCTCGACAACCAGATCAATCCCGCCACCGGCACGGTGCGTGCCCGCGCCGTATTGCCGAACCCGGACCGCCGCTTCACCCCCGGCCTGTTCGCCCGCGTACAGCTGGAAGGCGCATCCGCGCGACCGGCGATCCTGATCGACGACAAGGCGGTGATCACCGACCAGGACCGCAAGTACGTCTACGTCGTCGGCGAGGACAACACCGCGCAGCGACGCGACATCGTGCCGGGACGCATGGTCGAGGGACTGCGCGTGGTCGAGTCGGGCCTGGCCACCGGCGACCGGGTGATCGTCAACGGCGTGCAGAAGGTCTTCATGCCGGGCATGCCGGTCGCCCCGCAGGCGGTCGCCATGCGCGGCGGCCAGCCGATCGAGGCAGTCGCGAAGCGCTGA
- a CDS encoding aldo/keto reductase, translating into MAERELGRSGLKVSPLAFGGNVFGWSADAATTHALLDECVALGLNLIDTADAYSAWVDGNAGGESETLIGRWLQASGKRNRVVIATKVGKWPQRKGLAPANIQAACEDSLRRLGTDVIDLYQAHEDDATVPLEDTLGAFSRLIEQGKVRAIGASNYSAARLAEALDIAERHGLPRYETLQPEYNLVDRAGYEAALEPLVRARGIGVIPYYALASGFLSGKYRTRADAAKSSARGAQVVARYLNPRGKRILAALDDVACRQACTVAQVALAWLIARPGVTAPIVSATSVAQLRELAASRTLLLSKADIACLDNASAGG; encoded by the coding sequence ATGGCGGAGCGTGAACTCGGTCGATCGGGCCTGAAGGTCTCGCCGCTGGCGTTCGGCGGCAATGTCTTCGGCTGGAGCGCCGATGCAGCCACAACCCACGCCCTGCTGGATGAGTGCGTCGCGCTCGGCCTCAATCTGATCGACACGGCCGATGCCTATTCGGCATGGGTGGACGGCAACGCCGGGGGCGAGTCGGAGACGCTGATCGGACGCTGGCTGCAGGCCAGCGGCAAACGCAACCGCGTGGTCATCGCGACCAAGGTGGGCAAGTGGCCGCAACGCAAGGGCCTGGCACCGGCCAACATCCAAGCCGCCTGCGAGGATTCGCTGCGGCGCCTGGGTACCGATGTCATCGACCTGTACCAGGCCCATGAGGATGACGCCACGGTGCCGCTCGAAGACACCCTGGGCGCGTTCTCGCGGTTGATCGAGCAGGGCAAGGTGCGCGCGATCGGGGCCTCGAACTACAGCGCCGCACGCCTGGCCGAAGCGCTCGACATCGCCGAGCGCCATGGCCTGCCGCGTTACGAGACGCTGCAGCCCGAGTACAACCTGGTCGATCGCGCCGGCTACGAGGCCGCGCTCGAACCGCTGGTACGTGCGCGCGGCATCGGTGTGATCCCCTACTACGCGCTGGCCAGTGGCTTCCTCAGCGGCAAGTACCGCACCCGCGCCGATGCCGCCAAGAGCAGCGCGCGCGGTGCGCAGGTGGTCGCGCGCTACCTCAACCCGCGCGGCAAGCGCATCCTCGCCGCGCTCGACGACGTCGCCTGTCGCCAGGCGTGTACCGTCGCGCAGGTCGCATTGGCCTGGCTGATCGCCCGCCCCGGCGTGACCGCACCGATCGTCAGCGCGACCAGCGTCGCCCAGCTGCGTGAGCTCGCGGCCTCGCGCACGCTGCTGCTGTCGAAGGCCGACATCGCCTGCCTCGACAACGCCAGCGCCGGCGGCTGA
- a CDS encoding NADP-dependent oxidoreductase produces the protein MTTEQNTRIVLAARPKGAPVASDFRLEHTPMPTPRTGQVLLRNRWLSLDPYMRGRMNAGRSYVAPLEIGETMDGGTVSEVVESLHPAWSPGDLVLAHAGWQTYAVVDGETLRRKLDPAGLPVQTALGVHGMPGFTAYVGLHEIGRPQHGETLVVAAASGPVGATVGQIAKLKGARVVGIAGGAEKVAHLRDELGFDVALDHRAEDFAEQLAAACPDGIDVYFENVGGKVFDAVMPLLNDFARIPVCGLVAHYNATAPAPGPDRLPQLMAMILSRHLTVRGFIQHDFIALYPEFVREMGRWLRDGRIRYREDVVVGLERAPEAFIGMLEGRNFGKLLVKLDS, from the coding sequence ATGACCACCGAACAGAACACCCGCATCGTGCTGGCCGCGCGACCCAAGGGCGCGCCGGTCGCCAGCGACTTCCGCCTCGAGCACACGCCCATGCCCACGCCGCGCACCGGGCAGGTGCTGCTGCGCAATCGCTGGCTCTCGCTCGACCCCTACATGCGCGGCCGAATGAACGCCGGACGCTCGTACGTCGCGCCACTCGAGATCGGCGAGACCATGGACGGCGGCACGGTGTCGGAGGTGGTGGAGTCGCTGCATCCGGCGTGGTCGCCCGGCGACCTGGTGCTGGCCCATGCGGGCTGGCAGACCTACGCGGTGGTGGATGGCGAAACCCTGCGCCGCAAGCTCGATCCGGCCGGGCTGCCGGTCCAGACTGCGCTCGGCGTGCACGGCATGCCCGGGTTCACCGCCTATGTCGGCCTGCACGAGATCGGCAGGCCGCAGCACGGCGAAACCCTGGTCGTCGCCGCCGCAAGCGGCCCGGTGGGGGCGACCGTCGGCCAGATCGCGAAGCTGAAAGGCGCGCGCGTGGTCGGCATCGCCGGTGGCGCGGAGAAGGTCGCGCATCTTCGCGACGAGCTCGGTTTCGATGTCGCACTCGACCACCGCGCCGAGGATTTTGCCGAGCAGCTGGCCGCGGCATGCCCGGACGGCATCGACGTGTACTTCGAGAACGTCGGCGGCAAGGTCTTCGATGCGGTGATGCCGCTGCTCAATGATTTCGCGCGTATTCCGGTCTGCGGCCTCGTCGCCCACTACAACGCCACCGCTCCCGCGCCGGGCCCGGATCGCCTGCCGCAGCTGATGGCGATGATCCTCAGCCGCCACCTCACCGTGCGCGGCTTCATCCAGCACGACTTCATCGCGCTCTACCCGGAATTCGTGCGCGAGATGGGCCGGTGGCTGCGCGATGGCCGCATCCGCTACCGCGAGGACGTGGTGGTGGGTCTGGAGCGGGCGCCGGAGGCGTTCATCGGCATGCTCGAGGGGCGCAACTTCGGCAAGCTGCTGGTCAAGCTCGACAGCTAG
- a CDS encoding hybrid sensor histidine kinase/response regulator, with translation MPNSANASGRILVVDDQPANLRVVSSLLSRHGYEVQTAPDGADALAMLQERQPDLLLLDMLMPNMDGFALLAEIKQNPDLLRLPVVFLTVAQDRELLLRAFDAGAVDYVTKPFMPEELLARVNAHVGLKQTRDRLERIARERQELVNLVAHDLKNPLSSIWFASDMLIKNETKPERIPRYHKMIHESAEDALGYIRRYLETQDTSRKIAAARQATKLRDVLDWILARYALQFEDRGVTLHARAPDASPMVAVDGLVLRQVAENLISNAIKYAPDSDVDISLRGGGVGFWQLLVEDRGPGIARDQQHALFRPFQRLAYTDKDDGRSSGLGLSLAKQIIVDLGGQLWYEDRDGGGARFVIELPEVSPELAVAEVPSAD, from the coding sequence ATGCCGAATTCTGCAAACGCCAGTGGTCGCATTCTTGTCGTCGATGATCAGCCTGCGAACCTGCGCGTTGTCAGTTCGCTGCTGAGCCGTCACGGCTACGAGGTGCAGACCGCCCCTGACGGGGCCGACGCGCTGGCGATGCTGCAGGAGCGCCAACCCGACCTGCTGCTGCTCGACATGTTGATGCCGAACATGGACGGCTTCGCGCTGCTGGCCGAGATCAAGCAGAACCCGGACCTGCTGCGCCTGCCGGTCGTGTTCCTGACCGTGGCCCAGGACCGCGAGCTGCTGCTGCGCGCCTTCGATGCGGGCGCGGTCGACTATGTCACCAAGCCGTTCATGCCCGAGGAACTGCTGGCGCGCGTCAATGCGCACGTCGGCCTCAAGCAGACCCGCGACCGCCTCGAGCGCATCGCGCGCGAGCGCCAGGAGCTGGTGAACCTGGTCGCGCACGACCTGAAGAATCCGCTGTCGAGCATCTGGTTCGCCAGCGACATGCTGATCAAGAACGAGACCAAGCCCGAGCGCATTCCGCGCTATCACAAGATGATCCACGAGAGCGCCGAAGACGCGCTCGGTTACATCCGCCGCTATCTCGAGACCCAGGACACTTCGCGCAAGATCGCCGCCGCCCGCCAGGCCACCAAACTGCGCGATGTGCTGGACTGGATCCTCGCCCGCTATGCCCTGCAGTTCGAGGACCGGGGCGTGACCCTGCACGCGCGGGCGCCGGATGCGTCACCGATGGTCGCCGTCGACGGCCTGGTCCTGCGCCAGGTGGCGGAGAACCTGATCAGCAACGCGATCAAGTACGCGCCCGACAGCGACGTCGACATCTCCCTGCGCGGCGGCGGCGTCGGTTTCTGGCAGTTGCTGGTCGAGGACCGGGGGCCGGGCATCGCGCGTGACCAGCAGCACGCGCTGTTCCGTCCGTTCCAGCGACTGGCCTACACGGACAAGGACGATGGCCGCTCCAGCGGCCTGGGCCTGTCCCTGGCCAAGCAGATCATCGTCGATCTGGGCGGCCAGCTCTGGTACGAAGACCGTGATGGCGGCGGTGCGCGTTTCGTCATCGAACTGCCGGAAGTCTCCCCGGAGCTGGCGGTCGCAGAGGTCCCATCGGCCGATTGA
- a CDS encoding efflux RND transporter permease subunit, with protein sequence MDFSRFFIDRPIFAAVLSILIFAGGLIAIPLLPIGEYPEVVPPSVVVRTVYPGANPKVIAETVATPLEEAINGVEDMMYIKSVAGSDGVLQLTVTFRPGTDADEAAVRVQNRVAQAQARLPEDVRRQGVTTQKQSPVFLMVVHLTSEDGRYDSLYLRNYMRLHVKDELAKIAGVGDAQLFGGGDYAMRLWLDPDRIAARGMTASDVVRAVREQNVQVSAGQLGAEPMANGSDFLLPINAKGRLESVEEFGDIVLKAGSDGELVRLADVARIELAAGDYTLRARLNGKNAAAIGIFQAPGANALEIRDGVVAKMDELRPQLPPGVEIQSIYDTTIFVRDSIKSVVVTLIEATLLVVLVVILFLQTWRASIIPLLAVPVSIVGTFAVLYLLGYSINTLTLFGLVLAIGIVVDDAIVVVENVERHIELGASPLEAAHLAMKEVSGPIIAIALVLCAVFVPMAFLTGVTGQFYKQFAVTIAISTVISAINSLTLSPALAAKLLRAHDAPKDRATRLIDRVFGWLFRPFNRFFNRSSERYEGAVSRALGRRGAVFLVYAALLVGAGLMFKVVPAGFIPVQDKLYVIAGVKMPEGASIERTDAVLKKMAALADEVDGVASEIAFPGLNPLQFTNTPNNGVIFFTLDAFDARSRSAEEITAELNQKFSTIQEGFTFAFMPPPIQGLGNGSGWSLFVEDRTRLGYGELQAAVQAFQGAAAQTPGLGYPISSYQANVPQLDADVNRAKAKAQGVPLTELFDTLQTYLGSAYVNDFNMFGRTWQVIAQADGQFRDEVTDIANLRTRNSAGEMVPVGSMVDVRQTYGPDPVIRFNGYPAADLLGDADPRVLSSGEAMAKVTELAGQVLPAGMGIGWSDLSYQQNTQGGAALVVFPLAVLLAFLVLAALYESWSLPLAVILIVPMTLLSALFGVWLAGGDNNVFVQVGLVVLMGLACKNAILIVEFARELEMQGKGIVEAALEASRLRLRPIVMTSVAFIAGTVPLVLSSGAGAEVRSITGVTVFAGMLGVTVFGLFLTPVFYVALRKLANAPVVSHRPVAPSHAAPGTGLHA encoded by the coding sequence GTGGACTTCTCCCGCTTCTTCATCGACCGGCCGATCTTCGCCGCGGTGCTGTCGATCCTGATCTTTGCCGGCGGCCTGATCGCCATTCCGCTGCTGCCGATCGGCGAATACCCCGAGGTGGTGCCGCCATCGGTGGTCGTGCGTACCGTGTATCCCGGCGCCAATCCCAAGGTGATCGCCGAAACCGTGGCGACGCCGCTCGAGGAGGCCATCAACGGCGTCGAGGACATGATGTACATCAAGTCCGTCGCCGGCTCCGACGGCGTGCTTCAACTCACCGTGACCTTCCGTCCCGGCACCGATGCCGACGAGGCCGCGGTGCGCGTGCAGAACCGCGTTGCCCAGGCGCAGGCGCGACTGCCCGAGGACGTACGACGACAGGGCGTGACCACGCAGAAGCAGTCGCCGGTGTTCCTGATGGTGGTGCACCTGACCTCGGAAGACGGCCGCTACGACTCGCTGTACCTGCGCAACTACATGCGCCTGCACGTCAAGGACGAACTGGCCAAGATCGCCGGCGTCGGCGATGCCCAGCTCTTCGGCGGCGGCGACTACGCGATGCGGCTATGGCTCGATCCCGACAGGATCGCCGCGCGCGGCATGACCGCGAGCGACGTGGTGCGCGCCGTGCGCGAGCAGAACGTGCAGGTCTCCGCCGGCCAGCTGGGCGCCGAGCCCATGGCAAACGGCAGCGATTTCCTGTTGCCGATCAATGCCAAGGGACGCCTGGAAAGCGTCGAGGAGTTCGGCGACATCGTGCTCAAGGCCGGCAGCGACGGCGAGCTGGTGCGCCTGGCCGATGTCGCACGCATCGAGCTCGCCGCTGGCGACTACACGCTGCGCGCGCGCCTCAATGGCAAGAACGCGGCGGCGATCGGCATCTTCCAGGCGCCGGGTGCGAATGCGCTCGAGATCCGCGACGGCGTGGTCGCGAAGATGGACGAGTTGCGTCCGCAGCTTCCCCCGGGAGTCGAGATCCAGTCGATCTACGACACCACGATCTTCGTGCGTGATTCGATCAAGTCGGTCGTGGTGACGCTGATCGAGGCGACGTTGCTGGTCGTGCTGGTGGTGATCCTGTTCCTGCAGACATGGCGCGCATCGATCATTCCACTGCTCGCCGTGCCGGTGTCGATCGTCGGCACGTTCGCGGTGCTGTACCTGCTCGGTTACTCGATCAACACGCTGACCCTGTTCGGGCTGGTGCTGGCGATCGGCATCGTGGTCGACGATGCGATCGTCGTGGTCGAGAACGTCGAGCGGCACATCGAACTCGGCGCGTCGCCACTGGAGGCCGCGCATCTGGCGATGAAGGAGGTATCCGGGCCGATCATCGCGATTGCCCTGGTGCTGTGCGCGGTGTTCGTGCCGATGGCGTTCCTGACCGGCGTGACCGGCCAGTTCTACAAGCAGTTCGCGGTGACCATCGCAATCTCGACGGTGATTTCGGCGATCAATTCGCTGACCCTGTCGCCGGCACTGGCCGCGAAGCTGCTGCGCGCGCACGACGCGCCGAAGGATCGCGCCACGCGACTGATCGACCGTGTCTTCGGCTGGTTGTTCCGCCCGTTCAACCGGTTCTTCAACCGCAGTTCGGAGCGCTACGAGGGCGCGGTGTCGCGCGCGCTTGGTCGTCGCGGCGCGGTGTTCCTGGTGTATGCGGCGCTGCTGGTGGGCGCGGGCTTGATGTTCAAGGTGGTGCCGGCCGGCTTCATCCCGGTGCAGGACAAGCTGTACGTGATCGCTGGCGTGAAGATGCCCGAGGGCGCCTCGATCGAACGCACCGACGCGGTGCTGAAGAAGATGGCCGCGCTCGCCGATGAAGTGGACGGCGTCGCCAGCGAGATCGCGTTCCCGGGTCTCAACCCGCTGCAGTTCACCAATACGCCCAACAACGGCGTGATCTTCTTCACGCTCGATGCCTTCGACGCACGTTCGCGCAGCGCCGAGGAGATCACCGCCGAGCTCAACCAGAAGTTCTCCACGATCCAGGAAGGCTTCACCTTCGCCTTCATGCCGCCCCCGATCCAGGGTCTCGGCAACGGGTCGGGCTGGTCGTTGTTCGTCGAGGACCGCACACGCCTGGGTTACGGCGAGCTGCAGGCCGCGGTGCAGGCCTTCCAGGGTGCGGCGGCGCAAACGCCGGGCCTGGGCTATCCGATCAGCAGCTACCAGGCCAACGTGCCGCAGCTCGATGCCGACGTAAACCGGGCCAAGGCCAAGGCGCAGGGCGTGCCGCTGACGGAACTGTTCGACACCCTGCAGACGTATCTGGGTTCGGCCTACGTCAACGACTTCAACATGTTCGGCCGCACCTGGCAGGTCATCGCCCAGGCCGACGGCCAGTTCCGCGACGAGGTGACCGACATCGCCAACCTGCGCACGCGCAATTCAGCGGGCGAGATGGTGCCGGTGGGCTCGATGGTCGATGTCCGCCAGACCTATGGGCCGGATCCGGTGATCCGCTTCAACGGCTATCCCGCGGCCGACCTGCTTGGCGATGCCGACCCGCGCGTGCTCTCGTCCGGCGAAGCCATGGCCAAGGTCACCGAACTCGCGGGCCAGGTGCTGCCGGCCGGCATGGGCATCGGCTGGAGCGACCTGAGCTACCAGCAGAACACGCAGGGCGGCGCGGCACTGGTGGTGTTCCCGCTCGCGGTGCTGCTGGCGTTCCTGGTGCTGGCCGCGCTCTATGAGAGCTGGTCGCTGCCGCTGGCGGTGATCCTGATCGTGCCGATGACGCTGCTATCCGCGCTGTTCGGCGTGTGGCTGGCCGGCGGCGACAACAACGTCTTCGTGCAGGTGGGGCTGGTGGTACTGATGGGCCTGGCCTGCAAGAACGCGATCCTGATCGTCGAATTCGCCCGTGAGCTGGAGATGCAGGGCAAGGGCATCGTCGAGGCCGCGCTGGAAGCCAGCCGCCTGCGTCTGCGCCCGATCGTCATGACCTCGGTCGCCTTCATCGCCGGCACCGTCCCGCTGGTGCTCTCGAGTGGCGCGGGCGCGGAGGTGCGCTCGATCACCGGCGTCACCGTGTTCGCCGGCATGTTGGGCGTGACCGTCTTCGGCCTGTTCCTCACCCCGGTGTTCTACGTCGCGCTGCGCAAGCTCGCGAACGCACCGGTGGTGTCGCACAGGCCGGTCGCGCCGTCGCACGCCGCGCCGGGCACCGGGCTGCACGCATGA